The following proteins come from a genomic window of Pseudomonas sp. Z8(2022):
- a CDS encoding substrate-binding periplasmic protein has translation MPAMRAWLLFLLLSPALASAELLRLVADPWPPFTDETLPGKGLASDLVEQALKRAGYSTRYAEVPWERAVRGLKRGDYDVLINAWYSADRAEYGYFSQPYLVNRIRLMQRKGSNIHFAQLADLYPYSIAVVRGYAYSKAFDSDPRLFKIGVGNFGSAARMLHAGRVQLALEDELVAQHVLAGELSCLRNELEFLPLPLSENGLHILVRRSHPYYYEIARRFDAAIQSMNADGSYAATLQRHTP, from the coding sequence ATGCCTGCAATGCGCGCCTGGCTATTATTTCTCCTGCTGTCGCCAGCGCTGGCTTCGGCCGAGCTGCTGCGCCTGGTGGCCGACCCCTGGCCGCCGTTCACCGATGAGACGCTTCCCGGCAAGGGCCTGGCCAGTGATCTGGTCGAGCAGGCGCTCAAGCGTGCAGGTTACAGCACCCGCTACGCGGAAGTGCCCTGGGAGCGGGCGGTACGCGGGCTGAAACGAGGTGATTACGATGTACTGATCAACGCCTGGTACAGTGCCGATCGCGCCGAATATGGCTATTTCTCCCAGCCTTATCTGGTCAATCGCATCCGTCTGATGCAGCGCAAGGGAAGCAATATTCACTTTGCCCAGCTGGCCGATCTCTACCCGTACAGCATCGCGGTGGTCAGGGGATACGCCTATTCCAAGGCGTTCGACAGCGATCCGCGTCTGTTCAAGATTGGTGTCGGCAACTTCGGCAGTGCCGCACGCATGCTGCACGCCGGGCGAGTGCAGCTTGCGCTGGAGGACGAGCTGGTGGCGCAGCATGTGCTCGCGGGCGAGTTGAGCTGCCTGCGCAATGAGCTGGAGTTTCTGCCGTTACCACTGAGCGAGAACGGACTGCATATCCTGGTGCGCCGCAGCCATCCCTATTATTACGAGATCGCCAGGCGCTTCGATGCAGCGATTCAGTCGATGAATGCCGATGGCAGCTACGCCGCGACGCTGCAGCGGCATACGCCCTGA
- a CDS encoding diguanylate cyclase domain-containing protein — MRNILVIEDSPLVLKILEHLFRQENDLEPIFCASLAEAEVMLETSASLFFAAIVDLHLPDAPDGESVDLVMRYHLPCIVLSGSYNEQRRDDLLMKGVVDYVLKESQHSYEYAFRLLHRLDHNSQIKILVADDSAAQRHYIRHILEAHHYQIIEAADGRATLRQLNEHPDIDLLVLDHAMPGVSGFDLVKLLRQKLRLNDLIIVGVSADPKGSLSAQFIKHGADDFLRKPFCPEELNCRVMSTLERRDLMRALKKAAQFDALTGLNNRRAFYEQGMQLLQQAQRENREVSVAMLDLDHFKQINDGFGHASGDSALVVFARALSNALPDMLLGRLGGEEFALLTLHGAEHVAQALDGLRRQCAGLHYAAGAPPLSFSAGLYQGEPEDLESLLHEADIRLYRAKQQGRARTVVA; from the coding sequence ATGCGCAATATCCTGGTCATCGAAGACAGCCCTCTGGTCCTGAAGATCCTCGAGCATCTGTTCCGCCAGGAAAACGATCTGGAGCCGATCTTCTGCGCCTCGCTGGCCGAGGCCGAGGTCATGCTGGAGACCTCCGCTTCGCTGTTCTTCGCCGCCATCGTCGACCTGCACCTGCCGGACGCACCGGACGGCGAAAGCGTCGATCTGGTGATGCGCTATCACCTGCCCTGCATCGTGCTCAGCGGCAGCTACAACGAACAGCGCCGCGACGACCTGCTGATGAAGGGCGTGGTCGATTACGTGCTCAAGGAAAGCCAGCACTCCTACGAGTACGCCTTTCGCCTGCTGCATCGCCTCGATCACAACAGCCAGATCAAGATCCTCGTCGCCGACGACTCCGCGGCACAGCGCCATTACATCCGCCACATTCTCGAAGCGCACCACTACCAGATCATCGAAGCCGCCGATGGCAGGGCAACCCTGCGCCAGCTGAACGAGCACCCCGATATCGACCTGCTGGTGCTCGACCATGCCATGCCCGGCGTCAGTGGCTTCGACCTGGTCAAGCTGCTGCGCCAGAAGCTGCGCCTCAACGACCTGATCATCGTTGGCGTTTCCGCCGACCCCAAAGGCTCGCTCAGCGCCCAGTTCATCAAGCATGGCGCCGACGATTTCCTGCGCAAGCCGTTCTGCCCGGAAGAACTCAACTGCCGGGTGATGTCGACCCTGGAGCGTCGCGACCTGATGCGGGCGCTGAAGAAAGCGGCGCAGTTCGACGCCCTGACCGGCCTGAACAACCGCCGGGCCTTCTACGAGCAGGGCATGCAACTGCTGCAGCAGGCACAACGGGAAAACCGTGAGGTCAGCGTGGCGATGCTCGATCTCGACCATTTCAAGCAGATCAACGACGGTTTCGGCCATGCCAGCGGCGACAGCGCTCTGGTGGTATTTGCACGGGCGCTGAGCAATGCCCTGCCCGACATGTTGCTGGGGCGCCTGGGCGGCGAGGAGTTCGCCCTGCTTACCCTGCACGGCGCCGAGCATGTGGCACAGGCGCTGGATGGGTTGCGCCGCCAGTGCGCCGGGCTGCATTACGCCGCCGGCGCCCCGCCGCTGTCATTCAGCGCCGGGCTCTATCAAGGTGAACCGGAAGATCTGGAGAGCCTGCTGCATGAGGCCGACATTCGCCTGTATCGCGCCAAGCAACAGGGCCGAGCGCGTACTGTCGTGGCCTGA